From one Eucalyptus grandis isolate ANBG69807.140 chromosome 9, ASM1654582v1, whole genome shotgun sequence genomic stretch:
- the LOC104420273 gene encoding scopoletin glucosyltransferase-like, with amino-acid sequence MGESHQVHIFFFPFMASGHMIPMTEMAKLFAIRGCKSTLIATPHDKPTFLKSITKTKDAGFDIDVVTVTLPLKEVGLAEDCDNMNKITTEEIRKQFYRAIRMLDQQLERLIEKLAPNCLVSDMLLPWTTEIAAKWGIPRLVFHGTSAFSIASIESVRLYEPHKKVSCDSEPFVIPNFPGEITMSRMQLADVYREETELTKLFNDMMESEKRSFGVIMNSFYELEPAYADHYRTFLGRQSWFVGPLSLCNKETEDKAHRGNQASIDQHECLKWLDSRQPNSVIYICFGSMANFNAAQLHEIAVGLEASGQQFIWVVKKDPNVEEGKEEWLPDGYESRIRNKGLIIRGWAPQVLILDHEAIGGFVTHCGWNSTLEAITAGVPMVTWPVAAEQFFNEKFVTQVLKVGVSIGVKQWVRLFGDSVKSERVEDAVKRVLVSEEAEEMRRRAKALAEMARGAVEEGGSSWSDLGALLQELGQQRLAHNKI; translated from the coding sequence ATGGGTGAAAGCCATCAGgttcacattttcttcttccctttcatggCTTCAGGCCACATGATCCCAATGACCGAAATGGCCAAACTATTCGCCATTAGAGGCTGTAAGTCCACTCTCATCGCCACCCCCCATGACAAGCCCACCTTCTTGAAATCCATCACGAAAACCAAGGATGCTGGCTTCGACATCGATGTCGTCACAGTGACATTGCCCCTGAAAGAAGTCGGCTTGGCAGAAGACTGTGACAATATGAACAAGATCACTACGGAGGAAATACGTAAGCAATTCTATAGAGCTATCCGGATGCTGGACCAACAGCTTGAGCGGCTGATAGAGAAACTTGCCCCCAATTGTCTAGTCTCGGACATGCTCCTCCCCTGGACAACCGAGATCGCTGCCAAGTGGGGAATCCCTAGGCTCGTTTTCCACGGGACAAGTGCCTTCTCCATTGCGAGCATAGAAAGTGTGAGGCTTTATGAACCTCACAAGAAGGTGTCGTGCGATTCGGAGCCCTTCGTTATCCCCAACTTCCCCGGGGAAATCACAATGTCCAGGATGCAGTTGGCGGACGTTTACAGGGAAGAGACTGAGCTCACCAAGTTATTCAATGACATGATGGAATCGGAGAAGAGGAGTTTCGGGGTCATCATGAACAGCTTCTACGAGCTCGAGCCAGCTTATGCTGACCATTACAGGACCTTCCTAGGGAGACAATCCTGGTTCGTCGGCCCGCTCTCATTGTGCAATAAAGAGACTGAGGACAAAGCACACAGGGGCAACCAAGCATCCATCGACCAGCACGAGTGCCTCAAGTGGCTCGACTCGAGGCAACCCAACTCAGTGATCTACATTTGCTTCGGAAGCATGGCAAATTTCAATGCTGCTCAGCTCCACGAGATTGCAGTTGGACTAGAAGCGTCAGGTCAACAATTCATTTGGGTGGTGAAGAAGGACCCGAATGTGGAAGAAGGCAAAGAAGAGTGGTTGCCTGATGGGTACGAATCAAGAATCCGAAACAAGGGCCTCATCATCAGGGGCTGGGCTCCTCAGGTGCTGATTCTCGATCATGAGGCGATTGGGGGTTTCGTGACACATTGCGGGTGGAACTCCACACTGGAGGCGATCACGGCTGGCGTGCCAATGGTGACTTGGCCGGTAGCGGCAGAGCAATTCTTCAACGAGAAGTTCGTGACCCAGGTGCTCAAGGTCGGGGTCAGCATAGGGGTGAAGCAGTGGGTGAGGTTGTTTGGCGACAGCGTGAAGAGCGAGAGAGTGGAGGATGCAGTGAAGAGAGTCCTGGTGAGTGAGGAAGCAGAGGAAATGAGGAGGAGGGCGAAAGCACTTGCAGAGATGGCAAGAGGGGCTGTGGAAGAAGGGGGATCTTCTTGGTCTGATTTGGGAGCTCTGCTTCAAGAGCTGGGACAACAGAGATTGGCTCACAACAAGATCTGA
- the LOC104418279 gene encoding LOW QUALITY PROTEIN: scopoletin glucosyltransferase (The sequence of the model RefSeq protein was modified relative to this genomic sequence to represent the inferred CDS: inserted 1 base in 1 codon; deleted 1 base in 1 codon) encodes MGESHQVHIFFFPFVASGHMIPMIDMAKLFAMRGCKSTLIATPHDKPTFLKSIAKTKDDGFDIDVITVTLPLKEVGLPEDCDNMNKVTTVEVRKQFFRAIKMLDQQLERLIEKLAPDCLVSDMLLPWTTEIAAKWGIPRLVFHGTSAFSIASMECVRLYEPQKRVSCDSEPFVIPNFPGEITMSRMQLPDVYREETQVTKLLNVMMESEKRSFGVIMNSFYELEPAYADHYRTFLGRQSWFVGPLSLCNKESEDKAHRGNQASIDQHECLKWLDSRQPNSVIYICFGSMANFNVPQLHEIAVGLEASGQQFIWVVKKDPNVEEGKEEWLPDGYESRIQNKGLIIRGWAPQVLILDHEAIGXFLTHCGWNSTLEAITAGVPMVAWPVEAEQFFNEKFVTQVLKVGVSIGVKQWVKQFGDSMKSERVEDAVKRVLVGEEAEEMRRRAKALAEMARGAVEEGGSSWSDLGALIQELGQQRLAHNKI; translated from the exons ATGGGTGAAAGCCATCAGgttcacattttcttcttccctttcgtGGCTTCAGGCCACATGATCCCAATGATCGACATGGCCAAACTATTCGCCATGAGAGGCTGTAAGTCCACTCTCATCGCCACCCCCCATGACAAGCCCACCTTCTTGAAATCCATCGCGAAAACCAAGGATGATGGCTTCGACATCGATGTCATCACAGTGACATTGCCCCTGAAAGAAGTCGGCTTGCCAGAAGACTGTGACAATATGAACAAGGTCACTACGGTGGAAGTACGTAAGCAATTCTTTAGAGCTATAAAGATGCTGGACCAACAGCTCGAGCGGCTGATAGAGAAACTTGCCCCCGATTGTCTAGTCTCGGACATGCTCCTCCCCTGGACAACCGAGATTGCTGCCAAGTGGGGAATCCCTAGGCTCGTTTTCCACGGGACAAGTGCCTTCTCCATTGCGAGCATGGAATGTGTGAGGCTCTATGAACCTCAAAAGAGGGTATCGTGCGATTCGGAGCCCTTCGTTATCCCCAACTTCCCTGGGGAAATCACAATGTCCAGGATGCAGTTGCCAGACGTTTACAGGGAAGAGACTCAGGTCACCAAGCTCCTCAATGTGATGATGGAATCGGAGAAGAGGAGTTTCGGGGTCATCATGAACAGCTTCTACGAGCTCGAGCCAGCTTATGCTGACCATTACAGGACATTCCTAGGGAGACAATCCTGGTTCGTC GGCCCGCTCTCATTGTGCAATAAGGAGAGTGAGGACAAAGCACACAGGGGCAACCAAGCATCCATCGACCAGCACGAGTGCCTCAAGTGGCTCGACTCGAGGCAACCCAACTCAGTGATCTACATTTGCTTCGGAAGCATGGCAAATTTCAATGTTCCTCAGCTCCACGAGATCGCAGTTGGACTAGAAGCGTCAGGTCAACAATTCATTTGGGTGGTGAAGAAGGACCCGAATGTGGAAGAAGGCAAAGAAGAGTGGTTGCCTGATGGGTACGAATCAAGAATCCAAAACAAGGGCCTCATCATCAGAGGCTGGGCTCCTCAGGTGCTGATTCTCGATCATGAGGCGATTG GTTTCCTGACACATTGCGGGTGGAACTCCACACTGGAGGCGATCACGGCCGGCGTGCCAATGGTGGCTTGGCCGGTAGAGGCAGAGCAATTCTTCAACGAGAAGTTCGTGACCCAGGTGCTCAAGGTCGGGGTCAGCATAGGGGTGAAGCAGTGGGTGAAGCAGTTCGGCGACAGCATGAAGAGCGAGAGGGTGGAGGATGCAGTGAAGAGAGTCCTGGTGGGTGAGGAAGCAGAGGAAATGAGGAGGAGGGCCAAAGCACTTGCAGAGATGGCAAGAGGGGCTGTGGAAGAAGGGGGATCTTCTTGGTCTGATTTGGGAGCTCTGATTCAAGAGCTTGGACAGCAGAGATTGGCTCACAACAAGATCTGA